One stretch of Zingiber officinale cultivar Zhangliang chromosome 6B, Zo_v1.1, whole genome shotgun sequence DNA includes these proteins:
- the LOC121991329 gene encoding pectinesterase-like, which produces MELLICLLFFLSLVAGRPSHTTWRLFSARDELQRLTSLVGDAQNSVPDDDRHLSTASGECLGLFRLAEDALRWSVSDGDPKTTPSTGDHLSDLHSWLTAAAGYLIDCKDGLNLAGVHGGGIARRLHRTSSLVTSALREVASLSAARGRRLVQGFPDWVPADHLRLIMGDDLIIKADVVVAQDNTGNYTTLGDALAAAPEKADRYVIYVKKGVYKEYVEVRKPNLTIMGEGMNETIFSGDRNNATGNGTGASATFTVSGPRFITINLAIENTAGPKAGPAVALRSDSDLSVYYRCRISGYQDTLFASSNRQFYRECRIFGTVDYIFGNAAAVFQRCDILSRLPPHGNADTITAQSRELKDQNSGYSFQFCNVSADEDLPAAGVDTFLGRPWRNYSRVVFMQSYLDSSIPPAGWLDWDGRGSTADYGEFENYGPGSSLAGRVNWTGYHILNKPAEAAPFTAHELINGDSWLPSAGVPYTLDLNVTNS; this is translated from the exons ATGGAGCTTTTAATctgccttctcttcttcctctcgttAGTGGCGGGCCGGCCGAGTCATACCACTTGGCGCCTCTTCTCCGCCCGCGATGAACTTCAAAGGCTCACCTCGCTCGTCGGGGATGCTCAAAATTCTGTCCCGGACGACGATCGCCACCTCTCCACTGCCTCCGGCGAGTGCCTCGGCCTCTTCAGGCTCGCCGAAGATGCCCTCCGATGGAGCGTTTCCGATGGAGACCCTAAAACCACCCCTTCCACCGGAGATCATCTCTCCGACTTGCACTCCTGGCTGACCGCCGCCGCCGGATACCTCATCGACTGCAAGGACGGACTCAACCTCGCCGGCGTCCATGGCGGCGGAATCGCACGCAGGCTCCATCGCACGTCCTCTCTGGTCACATCCGCGCTCCGCGAGGTCGCGTCCCTGTCCGCCGCTCGCGGCAGGAGGCTGGTGCAGGGGTTCCCGGACTGGGTGCCCGCCGACCACCTTAGACTAATTATGGGCGACGATTTAATTATCAAAGCGGATGTGGTGGTGGCGCAGGACAATACCGGGAATTACACGACGTTGGGGGACGCGCTGGCGGCGGCGCCGGAAAAGGCTGATCGGTACGTGATTTATGTGAAGAAGGGAGTGTACAAGGAGTACGTGGAGGTAAGGAAGCCTAACTTGACGATCATGGGAGAAGGCATGAATGAGACCATCTTCTCCGGCGACCGGAACAATGCCACTGGGAACGGCACCGGCGCCTCGGCCACTTTCA CTGTTTCGGGTCCACGTTTCATAACGATTAATCTGGCGATCGAGAACACGGCGGGGCCGAAAGCAGGGCCAGCGGTGGCGCTCCGCTCCGACTCCGACCTCTCCGTCTACTATCGCTGCCGGATCTCCGGCTACCAGGACACGCTCTTTGCCTCATCCAACCGTCAGTTCTATCGCGAGTGCCGTATCTTTGGCACCGTCGACTACATCTTCGGCAACGCCGCCGCCGTCTTCCAGCGGTGCGACATCCTCTCCCGCCTCCCTCCCCACGGGAACGCCGACACCATCACGGCTCAATCCCGCGAGCTTAAAGACCAGAACTCCGGCTACTCCTTCCAGTTCTGCAACGTGTCGGCCGACGAGGACCTCCCCGCCGCCGGAGTAGACACCTTCCTCGGCAGGCCGTGGAGGAACTACTCGCGGGTGGTGTTCATGCAGTCGTACCTGGACTCGTCGATTCCGCCGGCGGGGTGGTTGGACTGGGATGGCCGCGGCTCAACGGCGGACTACGGCGAGTTCGAGAACTACGGGCCGGGTTCAAGTTTGGCCGGCCGGGTCAACTGGACCGGATATCATATCCTGAACAAACCGGCCGAGGCAGCCCCGTTCACGGCCCACGAGTTGATCAATGGCGACAGCTGGTTGCCGTCGGCCGGCGTACCGTACACGCTCGACCTGAACGTGACCAATTCTTAG